The following are encoded together in the Chaetodon auriga isolate fChaAug3 chromosome 4, fChaAug3.hap1, whole genome shotgun sequence genome:
- the rasal3 gene encoding RAS protein activator like-3 isoform X2, with protein sequence MGTEEIDLDPVAQQPPEEQGSPNKEKESSVEPPQGQTSDTTDPLNTYKWHTGSKGALNELKEEESGAVSSTSTIEKIQKASTNKWSKMQNWRKALSEDPGDKNSSSGKGGEGAKSDKGTGGTRKNPFRRALSEPPGSLFAVLSPSSTPVSPAHAASSSAAAEASGVSSADPSQKGGGGALLKKYLRTVSQKLKRPRLQSRSSTPNLLPDVDELASPVPTSCTLPRLQWAPPQEVPLWDISNCILEDGQILISPEEEPTMWTRNRVSSCLSNLSMQNLVDIDAECSPDHMGQSSGPRPKNQDGGVRALIKRRLENRAKRNSNTQLNPMGLNKGSRHYGSRESVSIPVSAVGSLDLSADTSTVIRPVHSSILGEKYCFEVINSENTHCFGCSSAAERDRWIEDLRRAAQPNKDNIERTENSLSLWVNEAKDLPPKRRYYCEVHLDGTLFARTSSRAVGKPSSRSSLAADSSTGSAGGAGASGGVAGGCQLFWGEFFELDNLPCVSQITLHLFREEDPKKKRHSRDESSLHPLGSVAIPLNEIRGRTYQEKWYPIAPYKASGTAGNKELLGTQASLRIKARFQNLQVLPMEKYKEFAEYVTVDYVEMCRSLEPLLNVKEKEELAGALVHVLQSIGKAKEFLIDLGSAEVERLGEREALIFRENTLATKAIDDYMKLVGQKYLIDTLGDFINRLYASMENCEVDPRKCPATELSNNQKHLKEACEEVVQKIIKIHGPFPEELNKIFSSWVELCEDQGRPEIGQRLISASLFLRFLCPAILSPSLFGLTQPYPEPNTLRTLTLTAKVIQNLANFTLFGEKEEYMLFMNEFLEQHWDGMRTFLQTVSNLDTEIPMTSFDGYVDLPLRLAVLHGLLVDIIYQRDQDTVDKLHPLPSILNQITESLGPEARRIIVNSQMGQAKPVYVPPKDLGKYSPHQPSLQQLPVDSKSPRDGDARTRRSIRERKPVTRTQSAPHRRPGHAKQALKRQISSETLPTADPEQEIKANELFISSPETSVSIKRPPAPVPWIKPSHNRESSEVTETENEEFSLLDKHAQELSELRLGIEQVTERELDMAKRLEDFIIQSQDQNAMLQAEVDKLQNLLAVRDEQLASATFRLGVIEEEREEDERKLSVAIAAAERMNVLEEQFAGLLKDLQQLSEAYNSGQNNIQHPEKPQINSN encoded by the exons atgggTACTGAGGAGATAGATTTAGATCCTGTAGCTCAACAACCACCAGAGGAACAGGGATCACCGAACAAGGAAAAGGAATCTTCGGTGGAGCCTCCACAAGGACAAACATCTGACACCACCGACCCCCTCAACACGTACAAATGGCATACCGGCTCCAAGGGAGCGCTCAATGaattgaaagaagaagaaagtggagCAGTTTCTTCTACATCTACTATTGAGAAAATTCAGAAGGCCTCCACCAACAAATGGAGCAAGATGCAAAACTGGCGCAAGGCTCTGAGTGAGGACCCTGGGGACAAAAATTCATCCAGCGGGAAAGGTGGAGAGGGAGCCAAGTCTGACAAAGGCACCGGGGGAACCAGAAAGAATCCATTCAGAAGGGCCCTGTCCGAGCCTCCTGGGTCACTGTTTGCAGTTCTGTCGCCATCCTCCACCCCTGTTAGCCCTGCTCATGCAGCTTCATCATCAGCGGCTGCAGAGGCGTCAGGGGTCTCCTCAGCAGACCCCTCACAgaagggaggtggaggagcactCTTGAAAAAGTACCTGAGAACTGTATCCCAGAAGCTCAAAAGGCCCAGGCTGCAGAGTCGGAGCAGCACGCCGAACTTACTGCCAG ATGTTGATGAACTGGCATCACCTGTACCTACCAGTTGTACCCTCCCAAGACTACAGTGGGCCCCGCCTCAGGAGGTCCCCTTATGGGACATTAGCAACTGTATCCTTGAAGATGGACAGATTCTCATTTCTCCAGAGGAAGAG ccTACAATGTGGACCCGAAACCGTGTCAGCAGTTGCCTGTCCAACCTCAGCATGCAGAACCTCGTAGATATTGACGCAG AATGTAGCCCTGACCACATGGGCCAGTCGAGTGGCCCTCGACCAAAGAACCAAGATGGCGGTGTGAGG GCACTGATCAAGCGACGTCTCGAGAACAGGGCCAAGAGGAATAGCAACACCCAACTAAATCCAATGGGACTGAACAAAGGAAGCAG GCACTATGGTTCCCGGGAGTCTGTGTCAATTCCAGTCAGTGCAGTGGGGAGTCTAGATCTGAGTGCAGACACCAGCACTGTCATCAGGCCAGTCCATAGCTCCATCTTAGGGGAGAAGTACTGCTTTGAG GTGATAAACTCTGAGAACACCCACTGCTTTGGCTGCTCCTCAGCTGCCGAACGTGATCGTTGGATTGAAGACCTGAGGCGGGCTGCCCAGCCCAATAAG GATAACATTGAGCGCACAGAGAACTCCTTGAGTCTGTGGGTAAATGAAGCTAAGGATCTGCCACCCAAACGGCGTTACTACTGCGAGGTGCACCTGGATGGTACCTTGTTTGCCCGCACCAGCAGCCGAGCTGTTGGTAAGCCGTCTAGCCGCTCCAGCTTGGCAGCGGACAGCTCTACTGGGTCTGCTGGAGGTGCTGGGGccagtggaggtgtggctggAGGATGTCAGTTATTCTGGGGTGAATTTTTTGAGCTAGACAACCTGCCCTGTGTCTCCCAAATCACCCTGCACCTGTTCCGTGAGGAAGACCCCAAGAAAAAGCGTCACTCCCGAGATGAGTCCAGCCTGCACCCACTTGGCAGCGTGGCCATACCTCTAAATGAGATCAGAGGGAGGACCTATCAGGAGAAGTGGTATCCCATCGCCCCATATAAGGCCTCAGGCACAGCAGGGAACAAAGAACTGCTGGGGACACAGGCTTCACTCCGCATCAAGGCCCGTTTCCAGAATTTGCAAGTGTTGCCCATGGAGAAATACAAAGAGTTTGCAGAGTATGTGACGGTGGATTATGTGGAAATGTGCAGAAGCCTGGAGCCACTTCTGAAtgtgaaggagaaggaagagctGGCAGGAGCCCTGGTCCATGTACTGCAGAGTATTGGCAAAGCCAAG GAGTTCCTCATTGATTTGGGCAGTGCAGAGGTGGAGCGTcttggagagagggaggcactGATCTTCAGAGAGAACACACTGGCCACTAAAGCCATAGATGATTATATGAAGCTGGTTGGCCAAAAGTACCTCATTGACACGCTAG GGGACTTTATCAATCGTCTTTACGCTTCAATGGAGAACTGTGAAGTTGACCCTCGTAAATGCCCTGCGACTGAACTGTCAAACAATCAGAAGCATTTGAAGGAAGCCTGTGAGGAGGTGGTGCAAAAGATTATTAAGATCCATGG ACCCTTTCCCGAAGAGTTAAACAAGATCTTTTCCAGCTGGGTGGAGCTGTGTGAAGACCAGGGCAGACCAGAGATTGGCCAGCGTCTCATCTCAGCTTCCCTCTTCCTTCGCTTCTTATGCCCTGCAATCCTCAGTCCTTCTCTTTTTGGTCTGACACAGCCTTATCCAGAGCCAAACACCCTGCGTACCCTCACCTTAACCGCGAAAGTCATCCAGAATCTGGCCAACTTCACCCT GtttggagagaaagaggaataTATGCTCTTCATGAATGAATTCCTGGAGCAGCACTGGGATGGAATGAGGACATTCCTCCAAACAGTGTCTAATTTAGACACTGAAATCCCAATGACTTCTTTCGATGGTTATGTGGACCTGCCTCTACGCTTGGCTGTGCTGCATGGCCTGCTGGTAGACATCATCTATCAGAGGGACCAG GACACAGTTGACAAGCTGCACCCTCTGCCTTCGATTCTGAACCAGATTACAGAATCCCTGGGCCCTGAAGCACGTCGGATAATAGTTAACAG CCAAATGGGACAAGCCAAGCCAGTGTATGTTCCTCCTAAAGACTTGGGCAAGTACAGCCCTCACCAACCATCtcttcagcagcttcctgtggaCTCCAAAAGCCCACGAGATGG GGATGCCAGAACTCGGAGGAGTATAAGAGAGAGGAAGCCGGTAACTAGAACTCAGAGTGCTCCACACAGACGTCCTGGTCACGCAAAGCAAGCCTTAAAGAGGCAGATAAGTTCTGAAACTTTGCCAACAGCTGACCCTGAACAAGAGATCAAGGCCAACGAGCTATTCATCTCATCACCGGAAACT agtGTCAGTATCAAACGTCCACCTGCACCGGTTCCCTGGATCAAACCCAGCCACAACAGGGAGTCAAGTGAGGTGACTGAGACTGAGAATGAGGAGTTCAGCTTGTTGGATAAA CATGCTCAAGAGCTATCAGAGCTGCGTCTGGGAATAGAGCAGGTGACCGAGCGCGAGCTGGACATGGCAAAGCGCCTGGAGGACTTCATTATCCAAAGCCAGGACCAGAATGCAAtgctgcaggctgaggtggACAAGCTCCAGAATCTGCTAGCTGTTCGAGATGAGCAGCTCGCCAGTGCCACCTTCAG GCTTGGTGTGATTGAGGAGGAGcgggaggaagatgagaggaagcTGAGTGTTGCCATTGCAGCAGCTGAGCGAATGAATGTACTg GAGGAGCAGTTTGCAGGCCTGCTGAAGGACcttcagcagctcagtgaggccTACAACAGTGGCCAAAACAACATACAGCATCCTGAAAAGCCACAGATCAACAGCAATTGA
- the rasal3 gene encoding RAS protein activator like-3 isoform X1: MGTEEIDLDPVAQQPPEEQGSPNKEKESSVEPPQGQTSDTTDPLNTYKWHTGSKGALNELKEEESGAVSSTSTIEKIQKASTNKWSKMQNWRKALSEDPGDKNSSSGKGGEGAKSDKGTGGTRKNPFRRALSEPPGSLFAVLSPSSTPVSPAHAASSSAAAEASGVSSADPSQKGGGGALLKKYLRTVSQKLKRPRLQSRSSTPNLLPADVDELASPVPTSCTLPRLQWAPPQEVPLWDISNCILEDGQILISPEEEPTMWTRNRVSSCLSNLSMQNLVDIDAECSPDHMGQSSGPRPKNQDGGVRALIKRRLENRAKRNSNTQLNPMGLNKGSRHYGSRESVSIPVSAVGSLDLSADTSTVIRPVHSSILGEKYCFEVINSENTHCFGCSSAAERDRWIEDLRRAAQPNKDNIERTENSLSLWVNEAKDLPPKRRYYCEVHLDGTLFARTSSRAVGKPSSRSSLAADSSTGSAGGAGASGGVAGGCQLFWGEFFELDNLPCVSQITLHLFREEDPKKKRHSRDESSLHPLGSVAIPLNEIRGRTYQEKWYPIAPYKASGTAGNKELLGTQASLRIKARFQNLQVLPMEKYKEFAEYVTVDYVEMCRSLEPLLNVKEKEELAGALVHVLQSIGKAKEFLIDLGSAEVERLGEREALIFRENTLATKAIDDYMKLVGQKYLIDTLGDFINRLYASMENCEVDPRKCPATELSNNQKHLKEACEEVVQKIIKIHGPFPEELNKIFSSWVELCEDQGRPEIGQRLISASLFLRFLCPAILSPSLFGLTQPYPEPNTLRTLTLTAKVIQNLANFTLFGEKEEYMLFMNEFLEQHWDGMRTFLQTVSNLDTEIPMTSFDGYVDLPLRLAVLHGLLVDIIYQRDQDTVDKLHPLPSILNQITESLGPEARRIIVNSQMGQAKPVYVPPKDLGKYSPHQPSLQQLPVDSKSPRDGDARTRRSIRERKPVTRTQSAPHRRPGHAKQALKRQISSETLPTADPEQEIKANELFISSPETSVSIKRPPAPVPWIKPSHNRESSEVTETENEEFSLLDKHAQELSELRLGIEQVTERELDMAKRLEDFIIQSQDQNAMLQAEVDKLQNLLAVRDEQLASATFRLGVIEEEREEDERKLSVAIAAAERMNVLEEQFAGLLKDLQQLSEAYNSGQNNIQHPEKPQINSN; encoded by the exons atgggTACTGAGGAGATAGATTTAGATCCTGTAGCTCAACAACCACCAGAGGAACAGGGATCACCGAACAAGGAAAAGGAATCTTCGGTGGAGCCTCCACAAGGACAAACATCTGACACCACCGACCCCCTCAACACGTACAAATGGCATACCGGCTCCAAGGGAGCGCTCAATGaattgaaagaagaagaaagtggagCAGTTTCTTCTACATCTACTATTGAGAAAATTCAGAAGGCCTCCACCAACAAATGGAGCAAGATGCAAAACTGGCGCAAGGCTCTGAGTGAGGACCCTGGGGACAAAAATTCATCCAGCGGGAAAGGTGGAGAGGGAGCCAAGTCTGACAAAGGCACCGGGGGAACCAGAAAGAATCCATTCAGAAGGGCCCTGTCCGAGCCTCCTGGGTCACTGTTTGCAGTTCTGTCGCCATCCTCCACCCCTGTTAGCCCTGCTCATGCAGCTTCATCATCAGCGGCTGCAGAGGCGTCAGGGGTCTCCTCAGCAGACCCCTCACAgaagggaggtggaggagcactCTTGAAAAAGTACCTGAGAACTGTATCCCAGAAGCTCAAAAGGCCCAGGCTGCAGAGTCGGAGCAGCACGCCGAACTTACTGCCAG CAGATGTTGATGAACTGGCATCACCTGTACCTACCAGTTGTACCCTCCCAAGACTACAGTGGGCCCCGCCTCAGGAGGTCCCCTTATGGGACATTAGCAACTGTATCCTTGAAGATGGACAGATTCTCATTTCTCCAGAGGAAGAG ccTACAATGTGGACCCGAAACCGTGTCAGCAGTTGCCTGTCCAACCTCAGCATGCAGAACCTCGTAGATATTGACGCAG AATGTAGCCCTGACCACATGGGCCAGTCGAGTGGCCCTCGACCAAAGAACCAAGATGGCGGTGTGAGG GCACTGATCAAGCGACGTCTCGAGAACAGGGCCAAGAGGAATAGCAACACCCAACTAAATCCAATGGGACTGAACAAAGGAAGCAG GCACTATGGTTCCCGGGAGTCTGTGTCAATTCCAGTCAGTGCAGTGGGGAGTCTAGATCTGAGTGCAGACACCAGCACTGTCATCAGGCCAGTCCATAGCTCCATCTTAGGGGAGAAGTACTGCTTTGAG GTGATAAACTCTGAGAACACCCACTGCTTTGGCTGCTCCTCAGCTGCCGAACGTGATCGTTGGATTGAAGACCTGAGGCGGGCTGCCCAGCCCAATAAG GATAACATTGAGCGCACAGAGAACTCCTTGAGTCTGTGGGTAAATGAAGCTAAGGATCTGCCACCCAAACGGCGTTACTACTGCGAGGTGCACCTGGATGGTACCTTGTTTGCCCGCACCAGCAGCCGAGCTGTTGGTAAGCCGTCTAGCCGCTCCAGCTTGGCAGCGGACAGCTCTACTGGGTCTGCTGGAGGTGCTGGGGccagtggaggtgtggctggAGGATGTCAGTTATTCTGGGGTGAATTTTTTGAGCTAGACAACCTGCCCTGTGTCTCCCAAATCACCCTGCACCTGTTCCGTGAGGAAGACCCCAAGAAAAAGCGTCACTCCCGAGATGAGTCCAGCCTGCACCCACTTGGCAGCGTGGCCATACCTCTAAATGAGATCAGAGGGAGGACCTATCAGGAGAAGTGGTATCCCATCGCCCCATATAAGGCCTCAGGCACAGCAGGGAACAAAGAACTGCTGGGGACACAGGCTTCACTCCGCATCAAGGCCCGTTTCCAGAATTTGCAAGTGTTGCCCATGGAGAAATACAAAGAGTTTGCAGAGTATGTGACGGTGGATTATGTGGAAATGTGCAGAAGCCTGGAGCCACTTCTGAAtgtgaaggagaaggaagagctGGCAGGAGCCCTGGTCCATGTACTGCAGAGTATTGGCAAAGCCAAG GAGTTCCTCATTGATTTGGGCAGTGCAGAGGTGGAGCGTcttggagagagggaggcactGATCTTCAGAGAGAACACACTGGCCACTAAAGCCATAGATGATTATATGAAGCTGGTTGGCCAAAAGTACCTCATTGACACGCTAG GGGACTTTATCAATCGTCTTTACGCTTCAATGGAGAACTGTGAAGTTGACCCTCGTAAATGCCCTGCGACTGAACTGTCAAACAATCAGAAGCATTTGAAGGAAGCCTGTGAGGAGGTGGTGCAAAAGATTATTAAGATCCATGG ACCCTTTCCCGAAGAGTTAAACAAGATCTTTTCCAGCTGGGTGGAGCTGTGTGAAGACCAGGGCAGACCAGAGATTGGCCAGCGTCTCATCTCAGCTTCCCTCTTCCTTCGCTTCTTATGCCCTGCAATCCTCAGTCCTTCTCTTTTTGGTCTGACACAGCCTTATCCAGAGCCAAACACCCTGCGTACCCTCACCTTAACCGCGAAAGTCATCCAGAATCTGGCCAACTTCACCCT GtttggagagaaagaggaataTATGCTCTTCATGAATGAATTCCTGGAGCAGCACTGGGATGGAATGAGGACATTCCTCCAAACAGTGTCTAATTTAGACACTGAAATCCCAATGACTTCTTTCGATGGTTATGTGGACCTGCCTCTACGCTTGGCTGTGCTGCATGGCCTGCTGGTAGACATCATCTATCAGAGGGACCAG GACACAGTTGACAAGCTGCACCCTCTGCCTTCGATTCTGAACCAGATTACAGAATCCCTGGGCCCTGAAGCACGTCGGATAATAGTTAACAG CCAAATGGGACAAGCCAAGCCAGTGTATGTTCCTCCTAAAGACTTGGGCAAGTACAGCCCTCACCAACCATCtcttcagcagcttcctgtggaCTCCAAAAGCCCACGAGATGG GGATGCCAGAACTCGGAGGAGTATAAGAGAGAGGAAGCCGGTAACTAGAACTCAGAGTGCTCCACACAGACGTCCTGGTCACGCAAAGCAAGCCTTAAAGAGGCAGATAAGTTCTGAAACTTTGCCAACAGCTGACCCTGAACAAGAGATCAAGGCCAACGAGCTATTCATCTCATCACCGGAAACT agtGTCAGTATCAAACGTCCACCTGCACCGGTTCCCTGGATCAAACCCAGCCACAACAGGGAGTCAAGTGAGGTGACTGAGACTGAGAATGAGGAGTTCAGCTTGTTGGATAAA CATGCTCAAGAGCTATCAGAGCTGCGTCTGGGAATAGAGCAGGTGACCGAGCGCGAGCTGGACATGGCAAAGCGCCTGGAGGACTTCATTATCCAAAGCCAGGACCAGAATGCAAtgctgcaggctgaggtggACAAGCTCCAGAATCTGCTAGCTGTTCGAGATGAGCAGCTCGCCAGTGCCACCTTCAG GCTTGGTGTGATTGAGGAGGAGcgggaggaagatgagaggaagcTGAGTGTTGCCATTGCAGCAGCTGAGCGAATGAATGTACTg GAGGAGCAGTTTGCAGGCCTGCTGAAGGACcttcagcagctcagtgaggccTACAACAGTGGCCAAAACAACATACAGCATCCTGAAAAGCCACAGATCAACAGCAATTGA
- the rasal3 gene encoding disabled homolog 2-interacting protein isoform X3, which yields MMGFRRWIVCGGALECSPDHMGQSSGPRPKNQDGGVRALIKRRLENRAKRNSNTQLNPMGLNKGSRHYGSRESVSIPVSAVGSLDLSADTSTVIRPVHSSILGEKYCFEVINSENTHCFGCSSAAERDRWIEDLRRAAQPNKDNIERTENSLSLWVNEAKDLPPKRRYYCEVHLDGTLFARTSSRAVGKPSSRSSLAADSSTGSAGGAGASGGVAGGCQLFWGEFFELDNLPCVSQITLHLFREEDPKKKRHSRDESSLHPLGSVAIPLNEIRGRTYQEKWYPIAPYKASGTAGNKELLGTQASLRIKARFQNLQVLPMEKYKEFAEYVTVDYVEMCRSLEPLLNVKEKEELAGALVHVLQSIGKAKEFLIDLGSAEVERLGEREALIFRENTLATKAIDDYMKLVGQKYLIDTLGDFINRLYASMENCEVDPRKCPATELSNNQKHLKEACEEVVQKIIKIHGPFPEELNKIFSSWVELCEDQGRPEIGQRLISASLFLRFLCPAILSPSLFGLTQPYPEPNTLRTLTLTAKVIQNLANFTLFGEKEEYMLFMNEFLEQHWDGMRTFLQTVSNLDTEIPMTSFDGYVDLPLRLAVLHGLLVDIIYQRDQDTVDKLHPLPSILNQITESLGPEARRIIVNSQMGQAKPVYVPPKDLGKYSPHQPSLQQLPVDSKSPRDGDARTRRSIRERKPVTRTQSAPHRRPGHAKQALKRQISSETLPTADPEQEIKANELFISSPETSVSIKRPPAPVPWIKPSHNRESSEVTETENEEFSLLDKHAQELSELRLGIEQVTERELDMAKRLEDFIIQSQDQNAMLQAEVDKLQNLLAVRDEQLASATFRLGVIEEEREEDERKLSVAIAAAERMNVLEEQFAGLLKDLQQLSEAYNSGQNNIQHPEKPQINSN from the exons ATGATGGGATTTAGACGCTGGATTGTTTGTGGTGGGGCTTTGG AATGTAGCCCTGACCACATGGGCCAGTCGAGTGGCCCTCGACCAAAGAACCAAGATGGCGGTGTGAGG GCACTGATCAAGCGACGTCTCGAGAACAGGGCCAAGAGGAATAGCAACACCCAACTAAATCCAATGGGACTGAACAAAGGAAGCAG GCACTATGGTTCCCGGGAGTCTGTGTCAATTCCAGTCAGTGCAGTGGGGAGTCTAGATCTGAGTGCAGACACCAGCACTGTCATCAGGCCAGTCCATAGCTCCATCTTAGGGGAGAAGTACTGCTTTGAG GTGATAAACTCTGAGAACACCCACTGCTTTGGCTGCTCCTCAGCTGCCGAACGTGATCGTTGGATTGAAGACCTGAGGCGGGCTGCCCAGCCCAATAAG GATAACATTGAGCGCACAGAGAACTCCTTGAGTCTGTGGGTAAATGAAGCTAAGGATCTGCCACCCAAACGGCGTTACTACTGCGAGGTGCACCTGGATGGTACCTTGTTTGCCCGCACCAGCAGCCGAGCTGTTGGTAAGCCGTCTAGCCGCTCCAGCTTGGCAGCGGACAGCTCTACTGGGTCTGCTGGAGGTGCTGGGGccagtggaggtgtggctggAGGATGTCAGTTATTCTGGGGTGAATTTTTTGAGCTAGACAACCTGCCCTGTGTCTCCCAAATCACCCTGCACCTGTTCCGTGAGGAAGACCCCAAGAAAAAGCGTCACTCCCGAGATGAGTCCAGCCTGCACCCACTTGGCAGCGTGGCCATACCTCTAAATGAGATCAGAGGGAGGACCTATCAGGAGAAGTGGTATCCCATCGCCCCATATAAGGCCTCAGGCACAGCAGGGAACAAAGAACTGCTGGGGACACAGGCTTCACTCCGCATCAAGGCCCGTTTCCAGAATTTGCAAGTGTTGCCCATGGAGAAATACAAAGAGTTTGCAGAGTATGTGACGGTGGATTATGTGGAAATGTGCAGAAGCCTGGAGCCACTTCTGAAtgtgaaggagaaggaagagctGGCAGGAGCCCTGGTCCATGTACTGCAGAGTATTGGCAAAGCCAAG GAGTTCCTCATTGATTTGGGCAGTGCAGAGGTGGAGCGTcttggagagagggaggcactGATCTTCAGAGAGAACACACTGGCCACTAAAGCCATAGATGATTATATGAAGCTGGTTGGCCAAAAGTACCTCATTGACACGCTAG GGGACTTTATCAATCGTCTTTACGCTTCAATGGAGAACTGTGAAGTTGACCCTCGTAAATGCCCTGCGACTGAACTGTCAAACAATCAGAAGCATTTGAAGGAAGCCTGTGAGGAGGTGGTGCAAAAGATTATTAAGATCCATGG ACCCTTTCCCGAAGAGTTAAACAAGATCTTTTCCAGCTGGGTGGAGCTGTGTGAAGACCAGGGCAGACCAGAGATTGGCCAGCGTCTCATCTCAGCTTCCCTCTTCCTTCGCTTCTTATGCCCTGCAATCCTCAGTCCTTCTCTTTTTGGTCTGACACAGCCTTATCCAGAGCCAAACACCCTGCGTACCCTCACCTTAACCGCGAAAGTCATCCAGAATCTGGCCAACTTCACCCT GtttggagagaaagaggaataTATGCTCTTCATGAATGAATTCCTGGAGCAGCACTGGGATGGAATGAGGACATTCCTCCAAACAGTGTCTAATTTAGACACTGAAATCCCAATGACTTCTTTCGATGGTTATGTGGACCTGCCTCTACGCTTGGCTGTGCTGCATGGCCTGCTGGTAGACATCATCTATCAGAGGGACCAG GACACAGTTGACAAGCTGCACCCTCTGCCTTCGATTCTGAACCAGATTACAGAATCCCTGGGCCCTGAAGCACGTCGGATAATAGTTAACAG CCAAATGGGACAAGCCAAGCCAGTGTATGTTCCTCCTAAAGACTTGGGCAAGTACAGCCCTCACCAACCATCtcttcagcagcttcctgtggaCTCCAAAAGCCCACGAGATGG GGATGCCAGAACTCGGAGGAGTATAAGAGAGAGGAAGCCGGTAACTAGAACTCAGAGTGCTCCACACAGACGTCCTGGTCACGCAAAGCAAGCCTTAAAGAGGCAGATAAGTTCTGAAACTTTGCCAACAGCTGACCCTGAACAAGAGATCAAGGCCAACGAGCTATTCATCTCATCACCGGAAACT agtGTCAGTATCAAACGTCCACCTGCACCGGTTCCCTGGATCAAACCCAGCCACAACAGGGAGTCAAGTGAGGTGACTGAGACTGAGAATGAGGAGTTCAGCTTGTTGGATAAA CATGCTCAAGAGCTATCAGAGCTGCGTCTGGGAATAGAGCAGGTGACCGAGCGCGAGCTGGACATGGCAAAGCGCCTGGAGGACTTCATTATCCAAAGCCAGGACCAGAATGCAAtgctgcaggctgaggtggACAAGCTCCAGAATCTGCTAGCTGTTCGAGATGAGCAGCTCGCCAGTGCCACCTTCAG GCTTGGTGTGATTGAGGAGGAGcgggaggaagatgagaggaagcTGAGTGTTGCCATTGCAGCAGCTGAGCGAATGAATGTACTg GAGGAGCAGTTTGCAGGCCTGCTGAAGGACcttcagcagctcagtgaggccTACAACAGTGGCCAAAACAACATACAGCATCCTGAAAAGCCACAGATCAACAGCAATTGA